From the Gemmatimonadota bacterium genome, the window CAGCCTGCTGATGCTCAAGCACGATTTTGTGTGCAAGTCCGCTAATATCCGCAACCTGGACCCGGATGCGGAAGGCGTGCCCATTGCGCTGGAGCGGATCGATAATGCCGGGTTGAACACGGTGATGTCCAACAGCTTCGGGTTCGGTGGAACGAACGCGACCCTCGTTTTTTCAAAGGTTGGGTAAGATAGATGGGGTCAGAGTAAAAATTCTTCGAATTTCTTACTCTGACCCCTGAGCTTGGCGGGATAGACGGAACTCTCGGGGTCGGAGTAAGAATTTCGCCAGAAATTTTACTCTGACCCCTTTAATTCAAGAACTCAGGGATTAAGTTGCGCCAGGATGCGCAGCAGTTCTATGCGGGTCTCTTCCAGGCGCAGGCGGCTGTTCAGCAGTTCGTATTCCACGTCCAGGGCGTCCTGGCGGGCTTCGATGTGCTGTACGAAGGTGGCCCGGCCCACGTCGAGCTTGTCGCCGGTCAATTCCACCACCTCTTTCATGTCGGCGACCGCGGCATCGAACTCCTGCAGGGATTGAATCAAGCCCTGCAGCAGGTCCCAGTTGGAGCGCACGTCGATATCGACCATCTCCCGTTCCGCGGCCAGTTCACGGCGCGCGGTCTCCACCGCCAGCCTGGCCCCGCGCATCTGGGAGCGCTTGAGTCCGCCTTCATACACCGGCACCGACAGGTTGACGCCGCCAACGATGTCGCGGGTATCGATCTGCCCGAAGTGGCCGGCGCTGGCGTTGACCTCCAGGCTCAGGGTCGGCCAGAGTTCGGCCTTGCGGTAATCCAGCTCACCCTCCGCGGCCTCCAGGCGCATGCGCGCCCGCAGCAGGGAGGGCGACCAGTCCTCCGCCCGGTTCAGCGCGTATTCGAGATTGGCCGGGGTCGCCAGTTCCATGCCGGCCAGGGAGGTGGGCGCCAAGTCGTCATGATCAGAGCCCGTCAGCCGCGCCAACTGGGCGCGGGCCACCCGGTAACGGGAATGCGCCTCGATGCGTTGGGCCCTGGCCTGGTGCAGACGGCGCAGCACTTCAAACAGCTCGGTGCGGTCCAGGGTGCCCAGTTCGATGCGGCTGCGCGCGGTACCCTCCAGGTCCCCCAGCAAGTTCTCGAAGTCGCGGCGGCTCTCGTAGATGCGTTCCCGGAACAACTGCTCCGAAAAGGCGCGGGCTACTTCAGCCAGGACTTCCTGGCGCGTTTGTTCAAAGGCGTATTCCGCCTCGGCGATCTCGGCCTCGGCGCGCCGCTGGCGGCCTGCCAGGCGGCCGAAGGTGTACAGGTTCTGGGCGAAATTCAGCCTGCCCCGGTATGACTCGCCCTCGTAAACCTGTGTAAAGCGCGCCTCGCTGCGATTATGGCTGTACCCGCCGATGCCGGACACAGTGAGCGAGGGGCGCCGCATGCTGTTGGCTTCCGTCAGGCGCTCGCGCGCCTCGGCCACGCGGTTCTGCGCAGCGTGTATGCGGGCATCCCGCGCCTGGGTGTCAAGGAATGCCCCGGAGAGGGTGTACCCGTCTGCGCTGTCGGCGGCCGTGGCGGGAGGGGCGATGAAGAGGGGCAGGATGAGTAAATAAAGTGCGCTTCTAATCATTCTTCAACCATGGCCTTGTCCAGCATGTCGGTCAGGGGCTGGGTCAGGTACGACAAGGCGGTGCGGTCGCCGCCGGTGAACATGATGTCGACCGGCATGCCCGGGCCGATGGTGACGTCGCCCATCTTCGCCATCTCTTCCTCGGGCACCACGATGCGGGCGATGTAGTAGGCCGTGCCGGCCTCCTGGTCGCTGAACGCGTCCGCGGAGACGCGCTCGACCTTGCCTTCCACCTGCGGCGTGGTGCGCCAACTGAAGGCGGAGAAGCGCAACCGGGCGGTCTGGCCGGGATACACGTTATCGACGTCGAGGGGGCGCACCTGCCCCTCCACCATGAGCCGGTCCTCGCTGGGGACGATGTTCATGATGGGGTTGCCCGGCGGGATCACCCCGCCCAGGGTGTGCACCGACAGGCCGATGACCTTGCCGTCCTGGGGCGCGACGATGGTGGTGCGGTCCAGCACGTCCGACACCGCGTTGATGCGCTCGCGGGTCTCGAACCATTGCTGCTGCGCCGCGGCGATCTGGTCGGACGCCTCCGTCACCCAGCCGTTCTCGATCTGGAGGATCTCCTGGCGGGTCTCGCCGATCTTCACCCGGGTCGCGGCGATGTCCGCGACAATGCTGCCGAGCCTGCCGACGTTCTGTTCGTATTCACGCTGCCGGCCGATGAGCACACCCTCGTCCACCAGTTGCTGTTCCTTCAGGGCAACCAGGCTTTCCAGGTCCTGCTCGATCAGGCCCTGCTCGCGCAGCAGCGCCCCCCGGCTCGCGTCCTGGCCGCGCACCTGTTCCTCAAGCTGGCTGATACGGTGGCGCAGGATCTCGATCTGGCCGTGGTACTGGCGGCGCCGCACCTCGAACAGGTTCTGCTGCTCGGTGAGGATTTTCTCGATCACCGGGTCATCGCGCAGCGCCAGCAGTTCGCCGGAGAAAGTGATCTCCTCCTGTAACAGGCGTTCGGCATTGAGCCGGTCGATCTCCGCCAGCCGGCCGTAATAGCGGCTTTCCAGGAGTTCGAGCTGGGCGCGGTTCTGGGTCTCGCTCAATTCGATGAGGACGTCGCCGGCCTTGACCTCGCTGCCCTCGCGCACGTACAGTTTCTCCACGATGCCGCCTTCCAGGTGCTGGATGGTCTTGTGTTCCGTGTCCACCACCACCGTGCCCATGGCGACCACGCCCTCGGTCAGCGGCGCCAGCGTGGACCAGGCGAGGAACCCGCCCAGGGCAATGACGATGACGATGATGCCCCGGCGCATTACCACGTCGCGGGACATCAGGGCCTGCAATTCCTTCTTCTCGTCCGCGGCGTCCTGGGACAGGCGGACTTCGTCTTCCTTCGGCCCGCGCAGCAGGGCGGCGGCGTAGCCGTACAGGCGCTGCAGCCTCCTTCGGCCCGCGCAGCAGGGAAGCGGCGTAGCCGTACAGGCGCTGCAGCCAGTCGGTTACCGTACCGAGCGCCAGGTTAACAGGTGATTGTTTTGCTTCTGTTGCCATTGTTTGTTTCTTGGATATGTGGGGCCAGAGTAAAAATTCTTCGAATTTCTTACTCTGACCCCTGTGCTTCACGGATAGACAGGACTCGCGGGGTCGGAGTAAGAATTTCGTTAGAAATTTTACTCTGACCCCAGGTATATCCAGGCAAATCCAGGTATTTCAACTATTGTGCCTGCGCTGTCTTCTCGGCGGCGGCCGGGGCCGGGCGCATGAAGCGCTTC encodes:
- a CDS encoding TolC family protein, producing MIRSALYLLILPLFIAPPATAADSADGYTLSGAFLDTQARDARIHAAQNRVAEARERLTEANSMRRPSLTVSGIGGYSHNRSEARFTQVYEGESYRGRLNFAQNLYTFGRLAGRQRRAEAEIAEAEYAFEQTRQEVLAEVARAFSEQLFRERIYESRRDFENLLGDLEGTARSRIELGTLDRTELFEVLRRLHQARAQRIEAHSRYRVARAQLARLTGSDHDDLAPTSLAGMELATPANLEYALNRAEDWSPSLLRARMRLEAAEGELDYRKAELWPTLSLEVNASAGHFGQIDTRDIVGGVNLSVPVYEGGLKRSQMRGARLAVETARRELAAEREMVDIDVRSNWDLLQGLIQSLQEFDAAVADMKEVVELTGDKLDVGRATFVQHIEARQDALDVEYELLNSRLRLEETRIELLRILAQLNP
- a CDS encoding HlyD family type I secretion periplasmic adaptor subunit — protein: MRRGIIVIVIALGGFLAWSTLAPLTEGVVAMGTVVVDTEHKTIQHLEGGIVEKLYVREGSEVKAGDVLIELSETQNRAQLELLESRYYGRLAEIDRLNAERLLQEEITFSGELLALRDDPVIEKILTEQQNLFEVRRRQYHGQIEILRHRISQLEEQVRGQDASRGALLREQGLIEQDLESLVALKEQQLVDEGVLIGRQREYEQNVGRLGSIVADIAATRVKIGETRQEILQIENGWVTEASDQIAAAQQQWFETRERINAVSDVLDRTTIVAPQDGKVIGLSVHTLGGVIPPGNPIMNIVPSEDRLMVEGQVRPLDVDNVYPGQTARLRFSAFSWRTTPQVEGKVERVSADAFSDQEAGTAYYIARIVVPEEEMAKMGDVTIGPGMPVDIMFTGGDRTALSYLTQPLTDMLDKAMVEE